A region from the Pelecanus crispus isolate bPelCri1 chromosome 11, bPelCri1.pri, whole genome shotgun sequence genome encodes:
- the TMEM120B gene encoding transmembrane protein 120B isoform X1, protein MRVQLERCRGEWRELEEEFRQLQETHKVYRQKLEEVTSLQTACSSSIHRQKKTLRDLKRSLQRCKPRASPEEFALIQEISTQIKERQNAFFDMEAYLPKKNGLYLNLVLGNVNVTLLSNQAKFAYKDEYEKFKLYLTIILLLGAVACRFILHYRVTDEVFNFLLVWYYCTLTIRESILISNGSRIKGWWVSHHYVSTFLSGVMLTWPDGLMYQMFRSQFLAFSIFQSCVQFLQYYYQRGCLYRLRALGERNHLDLTVEGFQSWMWRGLTFLLPFLFFGHFWQLYNAITLFRLSRHKECKEWQVFVLAFTFLLLFLGNFLTTLKVVHTKLQKNKDKMKKL, encoded by the exons ATGAGGGTGCAGCTGGAGCGGTGCCGGGGCGAGTGgcgggagctggaggaggagttCCGGCAGCTCCAG GAAACACATAAAGTTTACAGGCAGAAACTGGAAGAAGTCACCAGCTTGCAgacagcctgcagcagctccataCACCGGCAGAAGAAGACACTACGGGATCTGAAGCGCAGCCTGCAACG GTGCAAGCCCAGAGCGAGTCCTGAAGAGTTTGCTCTCATTCAGGAGATCAGCACCCAGATCAAGGAGAGGCAAAATGCCTTCTTCGACATGGAAGCCTACTTGCCGAAGAAGAACGG CTTGTACTTAAATCTGGTGCTGGGAAACGTGAATGTAACTCTCCTGAGTAACCAAGCAAA GTTCGCCTACAAGGACGAGTATGAGAAGTTCAAACTTTATCTGACGATAATCTTGTTACTCGGGGCTGTTGCCTGCAGGTTTATTCTACACTACAG GGTGACAGATGAAGTGTTTAACTTTCTGTTAGTATGGTATTATTGCACACTGACGATACGGGAAAGCATTCTCATTAGCAATGGATCAAG GATCAAAGGCTGGTGGGTATCTCATCACTACGTCTCCACATTCCTGTCTGGAGTAATGTTAACATG gCCAGACGGACTCATGTATCAAATGTTTCGCAGTcaatttttagcattttcaaTATTTCAGA GCTGCGTCCAGTTCCTACAGTATTATTATCAAAGGGGCTGCCTTTACAGACTCCGTGCTTTGGGGGAGAGAAACCACTTGGACCTTACAGTAG AAGGATTTCAGTCCTGGATGTGGCGGGGGCTGAcgtttctccttcccttcttgttCTTTGGGCAT ttctgGCAGCTTTATAACGCAATCACGCTTTTCAGATTGTCGAGGCATAAGGAGTGCAAAGAATGGCAG GTTTTTGTGTTGGCATTCAcgtttctgctgctcttcctcgGGAACTTCCTCACTACTCTCAAAGTGGTGCACACTAAactccagaaaaacaaagacaaaatgaagaagctgtga
- the TMEM120B gene encoding transmembrane protein 120B isoform X2: protein MRVQLERCRGEWRELEEEFRQLQETHKVYRQKLEEVTSLQTACSSSIHRQKKTLRDLKRSLQRCKPRASPEEFALIQEISTQIKERQNAFFDMEAYLPKKNGLYLNLVLGNVNVTLLSNQAKFAYKDEYEKFKLYLTIILLLGAVACRFILHYRVTDEVFNFLLVWYYCTLTIRESILISNGSRIKGWWVSHHYVSTFLSGVMLTWPDGLMYQMFRSQFLAFSIFQSCVQFLQYYYQRGCLYRLRALGERNHLDLTVGFQSWMWRGLTFLLPFLFFGHFWQLYNAITLFRLSRHKECKEWQVFVLAFTFLLLFLGNFLTTLKVVHTKLQKNKDKMKKL from the exons ATGAGGGTGCAGCTGGAGCGGTGCCGGGGCGAGTGgcgggagctggaggaggagttCCGGCAGCTCCAG GAAACACATAAAGTTTACAGGCAGAAACTGGAAGAAGTCACCAGCTTGCAgacagcctgcagcagctccataCACCGGCAGAAGAAGACACTACGGGATCTGAAGCGCAGCCTGCAACG GTGCAAGCCCAGAGCGAGTCCTGAAGAGTTTGCTCTCATTCAGGAGATCAGCACCCAGATCAAGGAGAGGCAAAATGCCTTCTTCGACATGGAAGCCTACTTGCCGAAGAAGAACGG CTTGTACTTAAATCTGGTGCTGGGAAACGTGAATGTAACTCTCCTGAGTAACCAAGCAAA GTTCGCCTACAAGGACGAGTATGAGAAGTTCAAACTTTATCTGACGATAATCTTGTTACTCGGGGCTGTTGCCTGCAGGTTTATTCTACACTACAG GGTGACAGATGAAGTGTTTAACTTTCTGTTAGTATGGTATTATTGCACACTGACGATACGGGAAAGCATTCTCATTAGCAATGGATCAAG GATCAAAGGCTGGTGGGTATCTCATCACTACGTCTCCACATTCCTGTCTGGAGTAATGTTAACATG gCCAGACGGACTCATGTATCAAATGTTTCGCAGTcaatttttagcattttcaaTATTTCAGA GCTGCGTCCAGTTCCTACAGTATTATTATCAAAGGGGCTGCCTTTACAGACTCCGTGCTTTGGGGGAGAGAAACCACTTGGACCTTACAGTAG GATTTCAGTCCTGGATGTGGCGGGGGCTGAcgtttctccttcccttcttgttCTTTGGGCAT ttctgGCAGCTTTATAACGCAATCACGCTTTTCAGATTGTCGAGGCATAAGGAGTGCAAAGAATGGCAG GTTTTTGTGTTGGCATTCAcgtttctgctgctcttcctcgGGAACTTCCTCACTACTCTCAAAGTGGTGCACACTAAactccagaaaaacaaagacaaaatgaagaagctgtga
- the TMEM120B gene encoding transmembrane protein 120B isoform X3, giving the protein MRVQLERCRGEWRELEEEFRQLQETHKVYRQKLEEVTSLQTACSSSIHRQKKTLRDLKRSLQRCKPRASPEEFALIQEISTQIKERQNAFFDMEAYLPKKNGLYLNLVLGNVNVTLLSNQAKFAYKDEYEKFKLYLTIILLLGAVACRFILHYRVTDEVFNFLLVWYYCTLTIRESILISNGSRIKGWWVSHHYVSTFLSGVMLTWPDGLMYQMFRSQFLAFSIFQSCVQFLQYYYQRGCLYRLRALGERNHLDLTVEGFQSWMWRGLTFLLPFLFFGHFWQLYNAITLFRLSRHKECKEWQVGFCVGIHVSAALPRELPHYSQSGAH; this is encoded by the exons ATGAGGGTGCAGCTGGAGCGGTGCCGGGGCGAGTGgcgggagctggaggaggagttCCGGCAGCTCCAG GAAACACATAAAGTTTACAGGCAGAAACTGGAAGAAGTCACCAGCTTGCAgacagcctgcagcagctccataCACCGGCAGAAGAAGACACTACGGGATCTGAAGCGCAGCCTGCAACG GTGCAAGCCCAGAGCGAGTCCTGAAGAGTTTGCTCTCATTCAGGAGATCAGCACCCAGATCAAGGAGAGGCAAAATGCCTTCTTCGACATGGAAGCCTACTTGCCGAAGAAGAACGG CTTGTACTTAAATCTGGTGCTGGGAAACGTGAATGTAACTCTCCTGAGTAACCAAGCAAA GTTCGCCTACAAGGACGAGTATGAGAAGTTCAAACTTTATCTGACGATAATCTTGTTACTCGGGGCTGTTGCCTGCAGGTTTATTCTACACTACAG GGTGACAGATGAAGTGTTTAACTTTCTGTTAGTATGGTATTATTGCACACTGACGATACGGGAAAGCATTCTCATTAGCAATGGATCAAG GATCAAAGGCTGGTGGGTATCTCATCACTACGTCTCCACATTCCTGTCTGGAGTAATGTTAACATG gCCAGACGGACTCATGTATCAAATGTTTCGCAGTcaatttttagcattttcaaTATTTCAGA GCTGCGTCCAGTTCCTACAGTATTATTATCAAAGGGGCTGCCTTTACAGACTCCGTGCTTTGGGGGAGAGAAACCACTTGGACCTTACAGTAG AAGGATTTCAGTCCTGGATGTGGCGGGGGCTGAcgtttctccttcccttcttgttCTTTGGGCAT ttctgGCAGCTTTATAACGCAATCACGCTTTTCAGATTGTCGAGGCATAAGGAGTGCAAAGAATGGCAGGTGG GTTTTTGTGTTGGCATTCAcgtttctgctgctcttcctcgGGAACTTCCTCACTACTCTCAAAGTGGTGCACACTAA